The genomic stretch CACGGGAACGAGACGATCAGGCGGCAACCAGTCGTCGGACGTGGAAGTTCTTCCGGTTCCGATTGGCGTGCCACAAGTCGTACTGGACTTGCTGGTTCAGCCAGCTCTCGGCGGTCGTGTTGAAGGCCAAGGACAAACGGATGGCCATTTCCGGGGAAATGCCCGCGCGGCCGTTCAGGATTGCCGACAGCGTCTTCCGGCTCAC from Acidobacteriota bacterium encodes the following:
- a CDS encoding HigA family addiction module antitoxin, whose amino-acid sequence is VSRKTLSAILNGRAGISPEMAIRLSLAFNTTAESWLNQQVQYDLWHANRNRKNFHVRRLVAA